Proteins from one Desulfovermiculus halophilus DSM 18834 genomic window:
- a CDS encoding 30S ribosomal protein S1 gives MNSEKSENEEVNSMTDEMSNEMSMDETDFEAALENYLHSDFGEIEDGSIINGTVVKIGDEHILVDVNFKSEGQIPTDEFKDRDGNVTVNVGDKVDVFVVHKDDMEGTIALSHRRAKRMKVLDELEALQEQEKNVKGTIIQRIKGGYTVEIQGIEAFLPGSHVDLRPVPDMDALVNQEFEFRILKINRKRSNVIVSRRVILEEEREKQREKLLETLEEGQVLSGKVKNITEYGVFVDLGGLDGLLHITDMSWKRIKHPKEMVQMGDTLELKVLNYDREAQKVSLGMKQLIPNPWDGIAEKYPPEQKFTGKVTNIVDYGAFVELEPGVEGLVHISEMSWTRKLRHPSQMVHVGDEVEVVILSVDADRKRISLGMKQVRPNPWDLVYEKYPEGTILEAPIKNITDFGIFIGIEEGIDGLIHVSDLSWTKKIHHPGELYNVGDTIQAKVLTVDKENEKFTLGVKQLSEDPWSQIPQMFPEGTTVSGTITNITDFGLFVEVQEGIEGLVHLSELSPKKVKSPSELYEVGQEVTAKVIRVSADERRLGLSIKAHLEEEERKRSQEQRGKGLPPTGSNLGDLIRQKLEDEESSSDDE, from the coding sequence ATGAATTCTGAAAAGAGCGAGAACGAAGAGGTCAATTCCATGACTGACGAAATGTCCAACGAGATGTCCATGGATGAGACCGATTTTGAGGCCGCGCTGGAGAATTATCTTCATTCCGATTTCGGGGAGATCGAAGACGGCAGCATCATCAATGGGACCGTGGTCAAGATCGGAGACGAACACATCCTGGTGGATGTGAACTTCAAGTCCGAGGGACAGATCCCCACTGATGAGTTCAAGGACCGGGACGGGAACGTCACGGTCAATGTCGGGGACAAGGTCGATGTCTTTGTGGTGCACAAGGACGACATGGAAGGAACCATCGCCCTGTCCCATCGCCGGGCCAAGCGGATGAAGGTTCTGGATGAGCTGGAGGCCCTGCAGGAACAGGAAAAGAACGTGAAGGGGACCATCATCCAGCGGATCAAGGGCGGCTATACCGTTGAGATTCAGGGCATCGAGGCCTTCTTGCCCGGTTCTCACGTGGATCTGCGTCCGGTGCCGGATATGGATGCTCTGGTCAATCAGGAGTTCGAGTTCCGGATCCTGAAGATCAACCGCAAGCGGAGCAATGTCATTGTCTCCCGCAGGGTGATCCTGGAAGAGGAGCGGGAAAAACAGCGGGAAAAGCTGTTGGAAACCCTCGAAGAGGGCCAGGTCTTAAGCGGCAAGGTCAAGAACATCACCGAGTACGGGGTGTTTGTCGATCTTGGTGGCTTGGACGGACTGCTGCACATCACGGACATGTCCTGGAAGAGGATCAAGCATCCCAAGGAAATGGTCCAGATGGGCGACACCCTGGAGCTCAAGGTCCTGAACTACGACCGGGAGGCCCAGAAGGTCTCACTGGGCATGAAGCAGCTGATTCCCAACCCCTGGGACGGGATTGCCGAGAAGTATCCTCCGGAACAGAAATTTACCGGCAAGGTGACCAATATCGTCGATTACGGGGCATTCGTAGAGCTGGAGCCCGGCGTTGAGGGTCTGGTCCATATCTCGGAGATGTCCTGGACCCGCAAACTGCGTCATCCATCCCAGATGGTGCATGTGGGGGATGAGGTGGAAGTGGTCATCCTGAGCGTGGATGCGGATCGAAAGCGCATCTCCCTGGGCATGAAGCAGGTTCGGCCCAATCCGTGGGATCTGGTGTACGAAAAGTACCCCGAAGGGACCATTCTGGAGGCCCCGATCAAAAACATCACCGATTTCGGCATCTTTATCGGGATAGAAGAAGGGATCGACGGTCTGATCCATGTCTCCGACCTGTCCTGGACCAAAAAGATCCATCACCCAGGAGAGCTGTACAATGTCGGGGATACTATCCAGGCCAAGGTCTTGACCGTGGACAAAGAGAACGAGAAGTTCACCCTGGGGGTCAAGCAGCTGAGTGAAGATCCCTGGAGCCAGATTCCGCAGATGTTTCCGGAAGGAACCACGGTCAGCGGGACGATCACCAACATTACAGATTTCGGCCTGTTCGTTGAAGTGCAGGAAGGAATCGAAGGCTTGGTGCACCTCTCAGAGCTCAGCCCCAAGAAGGTCAAGAGCCCGAGCGAGCTGTACGAGGTCGGCCAGGAGGTCACCGCGAAGGTGATCCGGGTCAGCGCGGACGAGCGCCGGCTCGGTCTTTCCATCAAGGCCCATCTTGAAGAGGAAGAGCGCAAGCGGTCTCAGGAACAGCGGGGCAAAGGGCTGCCTCCGACCGGCAGCAACCTCGGAGACCTGATCCGCCAGAAGCTCGAAGACGAGGAAAGCTCCTCAGACGATGAATAA
- the rimO gene encoding 30S ribosomal protein S12 methylthiotransferase RimO gives MIRVHTISLGCPKNRVDTECMLGQLGAAYVSAGTPEEADLVLINTCAFIQPAVEESVQTILQIAHDLRHSSQRPLMAVTGCLPARYGVNELARELPEVDLWLSLEDQDGFAQSLSEHFNVPPSGQRRLVTTGPGFAYLKISEGCEHRCAFCTIPTIRGPLRSIPRQELADEASRLEEHGVRELCLVAQDLTAYGRDLGWKKNGLIPLLDSLLQSTGVEWIRPMYMYPSGVTRELLRFIHQSGGRILPYIDVPLQHAHPDILRTMGRPFVGDPRRVVDRIRSELPHACLRTSLIVGYPGETDQHFRSMLALVREAKFWHLGVFCFSPEEGTVAHGLPGQVPEEIKEQRREELMQVQAEISKEAMSQWVDQRIQVLVDAPEPEWPGLFRGRTWFQAPEVDGISYVSSLQARAGDMVWAEVVDSMTYDLSTLALEED, from the coding sequence ATGATTCGAGTGCATACCATCAGCCTTGGATGCCCCAAAAACCGGGTGGATACAGAATGCATGCTCGGACAGCTGGGGGCGGCGTATGTCTCGGCCGGCACTCCGGAAGAGGCAGACCTGGTCTTGATCAATACGTGCGCGTTTATCCAGCCGGCGGTGGAAGAATCGGTACAGACCATTTTGCAGATAGCCCACGATCTCAGGCACAGCTCTCAGCGCCCCCTTATGGCGGTGACCGGATGCCTGCCGGCCCGCTATGGAGTCAATGAGCTGGCCAGGGAGCTGCCCGAGGTGGATCTGTGGCTGAGCCTGGAGGATCAGGACGGGTTCGCTCAATCCCTGTCCGAACATTTTAATGTCCCCCCCTCCGGCCAGCGGCGGCTGGTCACCACAGGGCCCGGATTTGCCTACCTCAAGATCAGCGAGGGGTGTGAACATCGGTGCGCATTTTGCACAATACCCACCATTCGCGGTCCCCTGCGCTCGATCCCCAGGCAAGAGCTGGCGGACGAAGCAAGCAGGCTTGAGGAGCACGGCGTTCGGGAACTGTGCCTCGTAGCCCAGGATCTGACCGCCTACGGCCGGGATCTGGGATGGAAGAAGAACGGATTGATCCCTCTCCTTGATTCCCTGCTTCAGAGCACGGGTGTGGAGTGGATTCGGCCCATGTACATGTATCCCTCTGGAGTTACAAGGGAACTGCTGCGGTTCATCCACCAGTCCGGTGGACGCATTCTGCCGTATATCGATGTCCCTCTCCAGCATGCCCACCCGGACATTCTGCGGACCATGGGACGGCCGTTCGTGGGAGATCCGCGGCGGGTTGTGGACCGGATCCGATCTGAGCTGCCTCACGCATGCCTGCGGACCAGCCTGATTGTCGGTTACCCGGGTGAGACTGACCAGCACTTCCGCTCCATGCTCGCCTTGGTCCGGGAGGCCAAGTTCTGGCATCTCGGCGTGTTCTGCTTTTCGCCGGAAGAAGGAACAGTTGCACACGGATTGCCGGGGCAGGTGCCGGAGGAGATCAAGGAGCAAAGGCGGGAAGAGCTCATGCAGGTCCAGGCAGAGATCAGCAAAGAGGCCATGTCCCAGTGGGTGGACCAGAGGATCCAGGTGCTGGTGGATGCCCCGGAGCCTGAATGGCCGGGGCTGTTCCGGGGGCGGACCTGGTTCCAGGCCCCGGAAGTTGACGGGATCAGCTATGTCAGCTCCCTTCAGGCCCGTGCGGGAGACATGGTCTGGGCTGAGGTGGTGGACAGCATGACCTATGACCTCTCCACTCTGGCCCTGGAGGAGGATTGA
- a CDS encoding tetratricopeptide repeat protein, giving the protein MAGFFPKRTFSRRDMLMALAGRMRQDATPASLTGRDPLARTIDRLIAREDFEHAADKLRELLNQSPDHVQARRKLGYCLLRTGRHQEAEEAFARILNKHPRDPFALLYQGVTMAQCDRLSEAVAVWRRYFNTDQPVIQRAVNLQVALFDSGGPKDGREAAEHILQAVTDQQTLNQD; this is encoded by the coding sequence ATGGCAGGATTTTTTCCGAAGCGCACATTCTCCAGGCGGGATATGCTCATGGCTCTCGCGGGGCGCATGCGGCAGGACGCAACCCCCGCTTCCCTCACCGGACGGGACCCGCTGGCCAGAACAATAGACAGGCTTATAGCCCGGGAAGACTTCGAGCACGCCGCGGACAAGCTCCGGGAGTTGCTGAACCAAAGCCCGGACCATGTCCAGGCCCGGCGCAAGCTCGGGTACTGCCTGCTGCGTACCGGCCGCCACCAAGAAGCAGAGGAAGCCTTTGCCCGCATCCTCAACAAACATCCCAGGGATCCGTTTGCCCTTCTCTATCAAGGGGTAACCATGGCCCAATGCGACAGGCTGTCCGAGGCCGTTGCAGTCTGGCGCCGATACTTCAACACCGATCAACCAGTTATTCAACGGGCCGTGAACCTGCAGGTGGCTCTCTTCGACTCCGGTGGGCCAAAGGATGGGCGGGAAGCCGCAGAACACATCCTGCAGGCGGTCACTGATCAGCAAACGCTGAATCAGGACTAG
- the sppA gene encoding signal peptide peptidase SppA, with amino-acid sequence MNKGFSRRHPLLFGLILVCTAVALTFGAAAFFRAFTSGGISWFATKVGIVHVRDTIVDSRPVTDWIRSLEEDDAVQAVLLRINSPGGVVAPSQEIYDAVRSLAQKKPVVASMGAVAASGGYYIACAADRIVANPGSITGSIGVMAQMLSFAQLLERMGVKDQTVTSGDLKAAGSPTETLSQREREYFQELVQDLHEQFVLAVAQGRNMDMAKVRKLADGRAFTGAQAHRAGLVDALGSRQAAMEQLRDMAKITGNIHTVEGPEKSRSILSWILGRAAQWSADQIGKAQQTGFFYLYSPGGAQ; translated from the coding sequence ATGAATAAGGGGTTCAGTCGCAGACATCCCCTGCTGTTTGGACTGATCCTGGTATGTACGGCCGTAGCCCTGACCTTCGGGGCTGCGGCTTTTTTTCGGGCCTTTACCAGCGGCGGGATATCCTGGTTCGCAACCAAAGTGGGCATCGTCCACGTCCGAGACACCATCGTGGACTCCAGGCCGGTGACCGACTGGATTCGCAGCCTGGAAGAGGACGATGCAGTGCAGGCCGTTCTGCTCCGGATCAATTCCCCTGGGGGTGTTGTCGCCCCGTCCCAGGAAATCTACGATGCAGTCCGTTCCCTGGCCCAGAAGAAGCCGGTGGTTGCCTCCATGGGGGCTGTGGCAGCCTCCGGGGGGTATTATATCGCCTGTGCCGCAGACCGGATTGTGGCCAATCCCGGGAGCATCACCGGGAGCATAGGGGTCATGGCCCAGATGCTTTCCTTTGCCCAGCTTCTGGAACGAATGGGGGTCAAGGATCAAACCGTGACCAGCGGGGACCTCAAGGCCGCAGGGTCACCGACAGAGACCCTGAGTCAGCGGGAGCGGGAATACTTCCAAGAGCTGGTTCAGGATCTGCATGAGCAGTTTGTCCTGGCCGTGGCCCAGGGCAGGAATATGGACATGGCCAAGGTGCGCAAGCTGGCTGACGGCAGGGCCTTTACCGGCGCCCAGGCCCATAGGGCCGGGCTGGTGGACGCCCTGGGCAGCAGGCAGGCGGCCATGGAGCAACTGCGGGATATGGCCAAAATTACAGGCAATATTCATACGGTTGAAGGACCGGAGAAATCCCGGTCCATCCTGTCCTGGATACTGGGCCGGGCCGCCCAGTGGTCTGCGGATCAGATAGGAAAAGCTCAGCAGACCGGGTTTTTCTACCTCTACTCTCCGGGCGGGGCCCAATAA
- a CDS encoding diguanylate cyclase translates to MNLFQDFIFSTETKQKVQSDRFATCLAVYRPCSSVKPPDDCAGKLEMTLIPLACAGHIAVLAQALSIRQQGVMTMEHLDTYQFITDKLEDIVFLQDQTARIMYVNESVVRLLGYRPGELINRDAASLYHPEDKDDVDAAFQNLLQGTGEASFEARMRHHHGHYTWIESRAKHFQSNGLHIILTINRDITQRKQTEEQIKFMTFHDSLTGLYNRNYFEQEMIRMAEGRHTQIGLIISDVDCLKFINDTMGHKSGDQLIQAAGETILSSFRASDMVARIGGDEFAVLLPNATRNDLIRAVKRIKKNMQRYNTQHPELPLHLSIGYSLTQKPSFDMHALFKTADDAMYRNKMLNKKRHKSDAFHILLTILNHWDPGNTQRRRMLVHMVQEMASYMKLSPQETELLVLFAKVYNIGLLGLPHELAAKDTPLNQEERALLHKQAESGYRIAQHINELQPIADWIYKQHEWWNGQGYPTGLQGEDIPLPSRIMAVLRAYTAMTTPRPYHPPKSHPQAVNELQKGAGIQFDPSLVRTFINSQAASRISGTETSKP, encoded by the coding sequence ATGAACCTGTTTCAGGACTTCATATTCAGCACCGAAACCAAGCAAAAAGTCCAATCTGATCGCTTCGCCACCTGCCTGGCCGTGTACCGGCCCTGCTCCTCGGTCAAACCTCCGGACGACTGTGCCGGTAAACTGGAAATGACCCTCATCCCTCTGGCCTGCGCGGGGCATATCGCCGTTCTTGCCCAGGCGCTGAGCATTCGCCAGCAGGGGGTGATGACCATGGAGCATCTGGATACTTATCAATTCATCACTGACAAGCTTGAGGATATTGTCTTCCTCCAGGACCAGACGGCCAGAATCATGTATGTCAATGAAAGCGTCGTCCGCTTACTGGGATACCGGCCCGGAGAGCTCATCAACCGGGATGCTGCCTCTCTCTACCATCCGGAAGACAAAGATGACGTGGATGCCGCTTTCCAAAATCTCCTGCAGGGCACCGGGGAGGCATCCTTCGAGGCCCGGATGCGCCATCATCACGGGCACTATACCTGGATCGAATCCCGGGCCAAACACTTTCAGTCCAACGGGCTGCACATCATTTTGACCATCAACCGGGACATCACCCAGCGCAAGCAGACCGAAGAGCAAATCAAATTCATGACCTTTCACGACTCCCTGACCGGCCTGTACAACCGCAATTATTTTGAACAGGAAATGATCCGCATGGCCGAGGGCAGGCACACTCAAATCGGACTCATCATAAGCGATGTGGACTGCCTGAAGTTCATCAACGACACCATGGGCCACAAAAGCGGAGATCAGCTGATCCAAGCCGCCGGAGAAACAATCCTCAGCTCCTTTCGGGCCAGCGACATGGTGGCCCGCATCGGGGGGGACGAGTTTGCGGTTCTGCTGCCGAACGCCACCCGCAATGACCTGATTCGGGCGGTGAAGCGGATCAAAAAGAACATGCAGCGCTACAATACACAGCACCCTGAGCTCCCCCTGCACTTGTCCATTGGCTACTCCCTGACCCAAAAGCCTTCCTTTGACATGCACGCTTTGTTCAAGACGGCAGACGACGCAATGTATCGAAACAAAATGTTGAACAAAAAACGGCACAAGTCCGACGCCTTTCATATCCTTCTGACCATTCTCAACCATTGGGACCCGGGCAACACCCAGCGCAGACGGATGCTGGTGCATATGGTCCAGGAGATGGCCTCCTACATGAAGCTCTCGCCTCAGGAGACCGAACTGCTGGTCCTCTTTGCCAAGGTGTACAACATCGGACTGTTGGGGCTTCCCCATGAACTGGCGGCCAAGGATACGCCCTTGAACCAGGAGGAACGTGCCCTGCTCCACAAGCAGGCGGAAAGCGGATACAGGATCGCTCAGCACATCAACGAGCTCCAGCCCATAGCCGACTGGATCTACAAACAGCACGAATGGTGGAACGGACAGGGCTACCCCACTGGACTGCAGGGCGAGGACATCCCCCTGCCCTCCAGGATCATGGCCGTGCTCAGGGCCTATACCGCCATGACCACTCCCAGGCCCTACCATCCTCCCAAATCCCATCCCCAGGCCGTGAACGAGCTGCAAAAAGGCGCCGGGATCCAGTTTGATCCCAGCCTGGTGCGCACCTTTATCAATAGCCAAGCCGCAAGCCGGATATCCGGCACCGAAACCTCCAAGCCCTGA